Proteins from a genomic interval of Bifidobacterium longum subsp. infantis ATCC 15697 = JCM 1222 = DSM 20088:
- a CDS encoding TetR/AcrR family transcriptional regulator: MPRPRHDSEVLPAKERLENAFWELLADRDYRKITVTDVVREAGVNRNSFYYHFSSLPELADSAILHQVESIPINRTPDPNGNPEEQWRDRVTATLSDPEQRQRLDRLALLAGPHSTLELTESLRDFCRLQMLSTLQRDPKNLDLKTDLMVEFTVGGMLAVLQRWPELSDAIEIKDLLKEDVAVLAMGIYLAMSQKDMLNYWNRIFVHNAQDSAAPGMHAAPSPISPSNGPAGFPGYTA; the protein is encoded by the coding sequence ATGCCACGTCCACGCCATGATTCCGAGGTGCTGCCCGCCAAAGAACGCCTAGAGAACGCTTTCTGGGAATTGCTCGCCGACCGCGACTACCGCAAGATCACCGTCACCGATGTGGTGCGTGAGGCTGGCGTGAACCGTAATTCGTTCTATTATCACTTCTCCAGCCTGCCCGAATTGGCCGATTCAGCCATCCTGCATCAGGTCGAATCGATTCCGATCAACCGCACCCCCGACCCAAATGGCAATCCCGAGGAACAATGGCGAGACCGCGTCACCGCCACGCTCTCAGATCCAGAGCAACGGCAACGCCTCGACCGCCTGGCCCTGTTGGCAGGCCCGCACAGCACGCTTGAACTGACCGAATCGCTGCGCGACTTCTGCCGTCTGCAAATGCTCAGCACATTGCAACGCGACCCCAAGAACCTTGACCTGAAAACCGATCTCATGGTCGAGTTCACCGTGGGCGGCATGCTCGCCGTGCTGCAACGTTGGCCCGAATTGAGCGACGCCATCGAAATCAAAGACCTGCTTAAAGAAGATGTGGCCGTGCTGGCCATGGGCATATACCTGGCCATGAGCCAAAAGGACATGCTTAATTACTGGAATCGCATCTTCGTGCACAATGCGCAGGATTCGGCCGCCCCCGGCATGCATGCCGCGCCATCCCCCATCTCACCGTCGAACGGCCCCGCAGGATTCCCCGGGTACACCGCTTGA